The Populus alba chromosome 6, ASM523922v2, whole genome shotgun sequence genome contains a region encoding:
- the LOC118048046 gene encoding large ribosomal subunit protein mL101 (rPPR4) isoform X2 yields MSSRGMNKTVSDQAIHLDLVAKTRGIPAAENYFIDLPETSKNLQTYGALLNCYCKELMTEEAEALIEKMKELNLGLSSMSYNSLMTLYTKVGQPERIPAIIQEMKADNVKPDSYTYNVWMRALAAVNDISGVERVIEEMKRDGRVAANWTTYSNLASIYVDAGYFDKAEKALKELEKINANKDLFAFQFLITLYGRTGKLLEVYRIWRSLRLAFPKTANISYLNMIQVLVNLKDVPGAEKCFREWESGCSTYDIRVANVIISAYAKEGLVDKAEELKERARRRGAKPNSKTWEIFCDYYLKNRDVKLAVDCIANAVSAGRGNGQKWVPSPVIVGSLMAHFEQQKDVDGAEDLIEILKKAVDDVAVEVFESLIRTYAAAGRKSQMMRRRLKMENVEVSDDCQKLLEAICVE; encoded by the coding sequence ATGTCTAGTAGGGGCATGAATAAAACAGTTAGTGATCAAGCTATCCATCTTGATCTAGTTGCCAAAACTCGAGGCATACCTGCTGCAGAAAATTACTTCATTGATCTTCCTGAAACATCCAAGAACCTTCAAACATATGGAGCTCTTCTCAACTGTTACTGTAAAGAATTGATGACTGAAGAAGCAGAAGCTCTCATTGAAAAGATGAAGGAACTCAATCTTGGTTTGAGCTCCATGTCTTACAACAGCCTTATGACTCTCTACACAAAAGTGGGTCAGCCCGAAAGGATCCCAGCAATTATACAGGAAATGAAGGCTGACAATGTCAAGCCAGATTCTTACACATACAATGTCTGGATGAGGGCTCTGGCAGCTGTAAATGATATTTCTGGTGTTGAAAGAGTGATAGAAGAGATGAAGAGGGATGGCCGAGTTGCTGCGAATTGGACAACATATAGCAACTTAGCCTCGATTTATGTTGATGCTGGCTATTTTGATAAGGCAGAAAAGGCACTTAAGGAATTGGAGAAGATAAATGCAAACAAAGATCTTTTTGCTTTCCAGTTCCTGATTACTTTGTATGGCCGAACAGGAAAGTTGCTTGAAGTTTATCGAATATGGCGTTCTTTGAGGCTGGCATTTCCTAAAACTGCAAATATAAGCTATCTAAATATGATCCAGGTGCTGGTTAACTTGAAAGATGTACCTGGTGCAGAGAAGTGCTTCAGGGAATGGGAATCTGGGTGCTCAACATATGATATCAGGGTTGCAAATGTTATCATCAGTGCATATGCGAAGGAAGGTTTGGTAGACAAGGCAGAGGAACTCAAGGAAAGGGCCCGCAGGAGAGGAGCCAAACCTAATTCTAAAACCTGGGAAATATTTTGtgattattatttgaaaaacaggGATGTCAAATTGGCTGTTGATTGTATAGCCAACGCAGTATCTGCTGGTAGAGGGAATGGTCAAAAGTGGGTGCCATCACCTGTGATTGTAGGGTCTTTGATGGCACATTTTGAGCAGCAGAAGGATGTGGATGGTGCAGAAGATCTTATTGAGATTTTGAAGAAGGCTGTAGATGATGTAGCGGTGGAGGTATTTGAGTCATTGATTAGAACGTATGCAGCTGCTGGAAGAAAAAGCCAAATGATGCGTCGCAGATTGAAGATGGAGAATGTGGAAGTGAGTGATGATTGTCAGAAGTTGCTTGAAGCAATATGTGTGGAGTAG
- the LOC118048045 gene encoding uncharacterized protein — translation MAQAARLNLRMQKELKLLLTDPPPGASFPFLSTDSDFSSLSAIDAQIEGPEGSVYAKGIFSIKIQIPDRYPFQPPGVTFATPIYHPNIDNGGRICLDILNLPPKGAWQPSLNISTVLTSIGLLLCEPNPDDGLMCEASREYKYNRLVFDQRAQAMTEKYAKPGANIGSCSTQYIQSDTNSSPMVEIKGPDKESTNQNKDFIPNHEKPSGIGGKLSLEFATSTCNKGSDGDVNNKRNHDLLFDFRNHTETKGEGGESIVMPEEYNVKYEKPSGIGKKLSLESSVRFPEHNTQNINPKQYQSFCNPQTAPMTSLDLLVLHVGNCKEQRLHKQHDKISTFDSKSTSSDNLCQVSHKMLSGALDAYQTNDGINEEILVTPELLPSQSHSNSTPETLLVASSFKHNELPCRDSFIGIDNTTINARCNMPPLVSKKLCLGFKTSSQGQEKDDEENIVPIHELPFSNPQTAKKTGISQKLSLGPLTQLQGSNEDNSRLPLHSQNLFPDTLQKQQSIQHQIRKIDKGIESSGGDSPVAESVIVLDSEDSEEEINGSARFELSLVRKCMKKRKSCA, via the exons ATGGCACAAGCCGCGAGGCTCAATCTTCGAATGCAAAAGGAGCTCAAGCTCCTCCTGACCGACCCTCCACCCGGCGcatcctttccttttctctccaCCGACTCCGATTTCTCCTCTTTGTCAGCTATCGACGCCC AGATTGAAGGGCCCGAAGGGAGTGTATATGCTAAGGGGATTTTCAGCATTAAGATTCAAATACCCGATAG gTACCCATTTCAGCCTCCAGGTGTGACCTTTGCCACGCCAATCTATCACCCTAATATCGATAACGGAGGTCGAATTTGCCTTGACATTCTTAATCTTCCCCCGAAG GGTGCATGGCAACCATCATTAAACATTTCAACAGTGCTAACAAGCATAGGATTGTTGCTGTGTGAGCCAAATCCTGATGATGGCCTAATGTGTGAAGCT AGCAGAGAATACAAATATAACAGGCTGGTGTTTGACCAAAGAGCTCAAGCCATGACTGAGAAATATGCTAAGCCTGGAGCCAATATCGGTAGCTGCAGTACTCAATACATTCAAAGTGACACAAATTCAAGCCCAATG GTGGAAATTAAAGGACCAGACAAGGAGTCGACAAATCAAAATAAGGATTTCATTCCTAATCATGAGAAACCAAGTGGGATTGGTGGAAAGCTGTCTCTGGAGTTTGCCACCTCCACTTGTAACAAGGGAAGTGATGGAGATGTGAATAACAAGCGAAATCATGACCTCCTGTTTGACTTCAGAAATCATACAGAAACAAAAGGGGAGGGGGGAGAGTCGATTGTTATGCCTGAAGAGTACAATGTGAAATATGAGAAGCCAAGTGGCATTGGAAAGAAGTTGTCTCTTGAATCCTCTGTTAGATTCCCTGAACACAACACACAGAATATAAACCCAAAGCAATATCAATCCTTCTGTAACCCACAAACTGCTCCCATGACTTCTTTGGATTTGCTAGTGCTGCACGTTGGCAACTGTAAGGAGCAACGACTCCATAAGCAGCATGATAAGATATCAACGTTTGACAGCAAAAGCACAAGCTCAGACAATCTTTGTCAGGTTAGCCATAAGATGCTGTCTGGAGCTTTGGATGCATACCAAACAAATGATGGCATAAATGAGGAAATCCTTGTAACCCCTGAACTATTGCCTTCTCAGTCCCATTCTAATTCAACTCCAGAGACCTTGCTGGTGGCCTCATCCTTCAAACATAATGAACTGCCTTGTAGGGATTCTTTTATTGGAATTGATAATACCACCATCAATGCAAGATGTAATATGCCACCGCTGGTTAGTAAGAAGCTTTGTTTGGGATTTAAAACCTCATCACAGGGACAAGAAAAGGATGACGAAGAGAATATTGTGCCAATTCACGAGCTTCCATTTTCAAATCCTCAAACTGCAAAGAAGACTGGGATTAGCCAGAAACTATCTTTGGGTCCTCTCACTCAATTGCAGGGGAGCAATGAGGATAATAGCAGGTTGCCTTTGCACTCGCAGAACCTCTTTCCAGATACTCTCCAGAAGCAGCAGTCTATCCAACATCAAATTAGGAAAATTGATAAGGGGATTGAGTCCAGTGGGGGAGACTCACCAGTTGCCGAATCAGTAATTGTGCTGGATAGTGAAGACAGTGAAGAGGAAATCAATGGATCAGCAAGGTTTGAGTTGTCATTAGTGAGAAAGTGTATGAAGAAGAGGAAAAGTTGTGCTTGA
- the LOC118048046 gene encoding large ribosomal subunit protein mL101 (rPPR4) isoform X1 produces the protein MVMPQLYGRTKSVTKRSKKYLEEALYVRLFKEGSSEVSVRQQLNQFLKSSKRVFKWEVGDTIKKLRSRNLYYPAVKLSETMSSRGMNKTVSDQAIHLDLVAKTRGIPAAENYFIDLPETSKNLQTYGALLNCYCKELMTEEAEALIEKMKELNLGLSSMSYNSLMTLYTKVGQPERIPAIIQEMKADNVKPDSYTYNVWMRALAAVNDISGVERVIEEMKRDGRVAANWTTYSNLASIYVDAGYFDKAEKALKELEKINANKDLFAFQFLITLYGRTGKLLEVYRIWRSLRLAFPKTANISYLNMIQVLVNLKDVPGAEKCFREWESGCSTYDIRVANVIISAYAKEGLVDKAEELKERARRRGAKPNSKTWEIFCDYYLKNRDVKLAVDCIANAVSAGRGNGQKWVPSPVIVGSLMAHFEQQKDVDGAEDLIEILKKAVDDVAVEVFESLIRTYAAAGRKSQMMRRRLKMENVEVSDDCQKLLEAICVE, from the exons ATGGTGATGCCACAGTTATATGGGCGGACAAAAAGCGTGacaaaaagatcaaagaaataCCTAGAAGAAGCACTGTATGTGAGGCTGTTCAAAGAAGGCAGCTCAGAGGTTAGTGTGAGACAACAGTTAAATCAGTTCCTCAAGAGCTCCAAGCGTGTCTTCAAATGGGAAGTTGGTGACACTATCAAGAAGCTTCGCAGTCGCAACCTTTATTACCCAGCTGTCAAG CTATCAGAAACTATGTCTAGTAGGGGCATGAATAAAACAGTTAGTGATCAAGCTATCCATCTTGATCTAGTTGCCAAAACTCGAGGCATACCTGCTGCAGAAAATTACTTCATTGATCTTCCTGAAACATCCAAGAACCTTCAAACATATGGAGCTCTTCTCAACTGTTACTGTAAAGAATTGATGACTGAAGAAGCAGAAGCTCTCATTGAAAAGATGAAGGAACTCAATCTTGGTTTGAGCTCCATGTCTTACAACAGCCTTATGACTCTCTACACAAAAGTGGGTCAGCCCGAAAGGATCCCAGCAATTATACAGGAAATGAAGGCTGACAATGTCAAGCCAGATTCTTACACATACAATGTCTGGATGAGGGCTCTGGCAGCTGTAAATGATATTTCTGGTGTTGAAAGAGTGATAGAAGAGATGAAGAGGGATGGCCGAGTTGCTGCGAATTGGACAACATATAGCAACTTAGCCTCGATTTATGTTGATGCTGGCTATTTTGATAAGGCAGAAAAGGCACTTAAGGAATTGGAGAAGATAAATGCAAACAAAGATCTTTTTGCTTTCCAGTTCCTGATTACTTTGTATGGCCGAACAGGAAAGTTGCTTGAAGTTTATCGAATATGGCGTTCTTTGAGGCTGGCATTTCCTAAAACTGCAAATATAAGCTATCTAAATATGATCCAGGTGCTGGTTAACTTGAAAGATGTACCTGGTGCAGAGAAGTGCTTCAGGGAATGGGAATCTGGGTGCTCAACATATGATATCAGGGTTGCAAATGTTATCATCAGTGCATATGCGAAGGAAGGTTTGGTAGACAAGGCAGAGGAACTCAAGGAAAGGGCCCGCAGGAGAGGAGCCAAACCTAATTCTAAAACCTGGGAAATATTTTGtgattattatttgaaaaacaggGATGTCAAATTGGCTGTTGATTGTATAGCCAACGCAGTATCTGCTGGTAGAGGGAATGGTCAAAAGTGGGTGCCATCACCTGTGATTGTAGGGTCTTTGATGGCACATTTTGAGCAGCAGAAGGATGTGGATGGTGCAGAAGATCTTATTGAGATTTTGAAGAAGGCTGTAGATGATGTAGCGGTGGAGGTATTTGAGTCATTGATTAGAACGTATGCAGCTGCTGGAAGAAAAAGCCAAATGATGCGTCGCAGATTGAAGATGGAGAATGTGGAAGTGAGTGATGATTGTCAGAAGTTGCTTGAAGCAATATGTGTGGAGTAG